The Desulfuromonas versatilis genome has a segment encoding these proteins:
- a CDS encoding glycosyltransferase family protein — protein MKVLLISKIFPPAGGARAIQIGKVARALSAQGCEVSVICGTPKDSTGENSTRGDQVDFQVDYVPFTKFPNKKALPAKIFYRVLEEINTCNKNTAWINNATEKGKKLIRNFSPDIIMSTSMPFESHFVGLNIKKLLPSIPWISSFSDPWPTHINPPPHNGFSLPVVRELQLLFAKNILNRCDYIHMTNWNAIDLMEQRTTAKLKKKSLVIPHIGRSHGNNNKNPSLKRLSHIGNLSRERVSKPLLLAIKRAHSEFPDHFHGLLMVGNVCDEFRQMVKNLNMESLVAYLNTVSPNEANAIANGSMALLLIEANMPFSPFLPSKFADYISTGKPIIAITPPKSPIRDFSKNIKFGFTCLHDEREIYDSIKRIFALMDDSQLSAINLPSDFSERTIGRSYIQLFKKAIQRIQITSEP, from the coding sequence ATGAAGGTTTTGTTAATCTCCAAAATATTCCCTCCCGCAGGCGGCGCCAGGGCCATTCAAATAGGCAAGGTTGCTCGAGCTCTATCCGCCCAGGGATGTGAAGTTTCGGTAATTTGCGGAACGCCAAAAGATTCGACAGGCGAGAATTCTACCAGAGGAGACCAGGTCGACTTCCAAGTCGATTATGTGCCCTTCACCAAGTTCCCAAACAAAAAAGCCCTTCCTGCCAAAATTTTTTATCGAGTCCTGGAGGAGATCAATACTTGCAATAAAAATACTGCCTGGATAAACAATGCCACCGAGAAAGGTAAAAAACTAATACGAAATTTTTCACCTGACATAATTATGTCAACATCAATGCCTTTTGAATCCCATTTTGTAGGTTTAAATATAAAAAAACTTCTCCCGTCCATTCCTTGGATTTCCTCTTTTAGCGATCCTTGGCCAACACATATAAACCCTCCTCCACACAATGGCTTTTCTTTACCCGTGGTTAGGGAACTGCAATTGCTTTTTGCAAAAAACATTCTAAACAGATGCGACTATATTCACATGACCAATTGGAATGCAATTGACTTAATGGAACAACGAACAACGGCCAAATTGAAAAAAAAATCCCTTGTCATTCCACACATAGGAAGATCACATGGAAACAACAATAAAAATCCCTCATTGAAAAGATTATCCCATATAGGAAACTTATCAAGGGAGAGGGTTAGCAAGCCGCTACTACTTGCAATAAAAAGAGCTCACAGTGAGTTTCCTGATCACTTCCATGGACTTCTCATGGTAGGAAATGTTTGTGATGAATTCCGGCAGATGGTGAAAAACCTCAATATGGAATCATTAGTAGCATATCTCAACACTGTCTCGCCAAATGAGGCCAATGCAATCGCAAACGGATCCATGGCCCTTCTTTTGATAGAAGCAAATATGCCATTTAGCCCCTTCTTGCCAAGCAAGTTTGCTGATTATATCTCAACCGGAAAACCGATTATCGCCATAACGCCCCCCAAAAGTCCAATAAGGGACTTTTCAAAAAACATAAAATTTGGTTTTACTTGTCTCCATGATGAACGTGAAATTTACGACTCTATCAAAAGGATATTTGCCTTAATGGATGACTCCCAACTAAGTGCCATCAATTTGCCATCTGACTTTTCCGAGAGAACTATTGGTCGTAGCTATATTCAATTATTTAAAAAAGCAATTCAAAGAATACAAATAACGTCGGAACCTTAG
- a CDS encoding O-antigen ligase family protein, with amino-acid sequence MSHIWKIFIAFLLIVFIFLLSSKKKFGNFPNTVIWGYLFAIWPFLVGLSSDNPTYDFFSTGQRFFPILFFHFYCLLNQKINLSTKFLIYFALFVTVSTIPFFLGLTQQIGKTYDLSRLGDYSGHSFVGIFQNPHAASISVSFAFIIIFYFFLNERNKKLKWFLGTTCLFLFYVEIMTMARAGYISLAAGVIFITIKNYKNLRKTISFLFLIFGFGILLYSTIDYSLLETRILGETKYRKSSDIDSISSGRFGLWADSFSIISNQDFIYFIGGIGLHHYRIAMYDEVGVFLFAHNGYLDELAIYGLIGFMLLVCFLASLAKDIKKSYHKTLGHSLLLAIIAFNFFQGFSFPLQLIVFSPFISRTPFYRPR; translated from the coding sequence GTGTCCCACATATGGAAAATTTTTATAGCCTTTCTCCTGATAGTCTTTATTTTCCTCTTATCTTCAAAGAAAAAATTCGGCAATTTTCCGAATACTGTGATTTGGGGTTATTTATTTGCAATATGGCCATTCCTTGTCGGATTATCGTCAGACAACCCCACATATGATTTTTTTTCCACAGGACAAAGGTTTTTTCCAATACTATTTTTTCATTTTTATTGTTTACTTAATCAGAAAATAAATCTTTCAACAAAATTTCTAATATATTTTGCTTTGTTTGTAACTGTATCTACAATACCGTTTTTTTTAGGATTAACTCAACAAATAGGCAAGACTTATGATTTATCACGATTGGGTGATTATAGTGGTCACAGCTTTGTAGGCATATTTCAAAACCCCCATGCAGCCTCCATATCTGTCTCATTTGCTTTTATAATAATTTTCTATTTTTTCTTGAACGAAAGGAACAAAAAACTAAAATGGTTTTTAGGAACAACCTGCTTATTTCTATTTTATGTAGAAATAATGACCATGGCGAGGGCTGGTTACATCTCCCTTGCTGCTGGTGTAATCTTTATTACAATCAAGAATTATAAAAATCTAAGGAAAACCATATCTTTTTTGTTTTTAATATTTGGTTTTGGCATCCTCCTATACTCGACAATTGATTACAGCCTTCTTGAAACACGTATTTTAGGTGAAACCAAATACCGTAAATCAAGCGACATTGATTCTATTAGCTCCGGAAGGTTTGGTCTATGGGCTGATTCTTTTTCAATTATAAGCAACCAAGATTTCATTTATTTTATTGGAGGCATTGGCTTACATCACTACAGAATAGCAATGTATGATGAAGTGGGTGTTTTTTTATTTGCACATAATGGATATTTAGACGAATTAGCAATTTACGGCCTTATCGGCTTCATGCTCCTTGTCTGTTTTCTGGCATCTCTAGCAAAAGACATAAAAAAGTCGTACCATAAGACCCTAGGACACTCCCTCTTGCTAGCCATAATTGCATTTAATTTTTTTCAAGGATTTTCCTTCCCATTGCAATTAATAGTTTTCTCTCCCTTTATATCCAGAACACCTTTTTACAGGCCTCGCTAA
- a CDS encoding glycosyltransferase, producing the protein MDKKRKILILSNSLNHEGGVANFFSIFFKYFSNPSFAVEHFSIGSPMCLFYRPILKRTIYPVHFFYSIIKLLLKCICDSSISAIQVNPSLIPVPLTRDFIVILISKILRKKTIIFFHGWRKHFFQKICSKKLYKFIFISFLKFCDQIIVLSNDFKKDLISIGIDCDRIFVTTTMVDIKYFQTTTAPNEGPTKFVFLSKISKQKGIKETLEAIKMLRCSSEDFDFDIIGHFESKDTQIFVDDYLSTHSLNNKIKLSGRLDGNSKFVKLSKSDVYIFPSWTEGCPTSVLEALTTGLFVIATNVGALPEIIKENENGRLIPAKDSFSLFENMKWSIQNIQYIRQQKEQIKYRAINSFRAEVICNDFSQIYSKLF; encoded by the coding sequence ATGGATAAAAAAAGAAAAATTTTGATTCTATCTAACTCACTCAACCATGAAGGCGGAGTTGCAAATTTTTTTTCAATATTTTTCAAATATTTTAGCAATCCCTCATTTGCCGTAGAACATTTTTCAATCGGGTCCCCCATGTGTTTGTTTTATAGACCAATATTAAAACGCACAATTTACCCTGTACATTTCTTCTATTCAATTATCAAACTGCTTTTAAAGTGCATTTGTGACTCTTCAATTTCCGCGATACAAGTAAATCCATCACTTATTCCTGTTCCATTAACTAGAGACTTTATAGTTATATTGATTTCGAAAATATTAAGAAAGAAAACCATAATTTTTTTTCATGGATGGAGAAAACATTTTTTCCAGAAAATATGTTCAAAAAAACTATATAAATTTATTTTTATTTCTTTTTTAAAATTCTGTGATCAAATCATTGTTTTATCTAATGATTTCAAAAAAGACTTAATCAGTATTGGGATAGACTGTGATCGAATTTTTGTTACAACCACCATGGTTGACATTAAGTACTTTCAAACCACCACAGCACCCAATGAAGGACCGACAAAATTTGTTTTTCTTTCAAAAATCTCAAAACAAAAGGGAATTAAGGAGACACTAGAGGCAATAAAAATGCTGCGTTGCAGCAGCGAAGATTTTGATTTTGACATTATTGGTCATTTTGAATCAAAGGATACGCAAATTTTTGTTGATGATTATTTATCTACACATTCTTTAAACAATAAAATTAAACTTAGTGGTAGACTTGATGGAAATTCTAAATTTGTAAAATTGTCTAAATCTGATGTTTATATTTTTCCATCATGGACCGAAGGCTGTCCAACAAGCGTCCTCGAAGCGCTAACAACAGGATTGTTTGTAATTGCAACTAATGTTGGGGCCTTGCCAGAAATCATCAAAGAAAACGAAAATGGCAGACTTATTCCTGCTAAAGACTCTTTCAGTCTGTTTGAAAACATGAAGTGGTCAATACAAAATATTCAATACATTAGGCAACAAAAAGAACAAATTAAATATCGAGCCATTAACTCTTTCAGAGCTGAGGTCATCTGCAACGATTTTTCTCAAATTTATTCAAAATTATTCTAA
- a CDS encoding WecB/TagA/CpsF family glycosyltransferase yields the protein MHPNSPPDSIPVLGVNITPFSSYSHAIGCIGAIIQAKGKAFSVAINPEKICRALSDQSLKKILNDADFGICDGVGTALALRILKGKAPPRITGIALFFELIQEAARQGWKVFLLGATPESNQIAGRKLLESNPSLQIVGQADGYSQFHSDTEVVRKINESGADIVFIAMGSPKQEFWIAEHRKTMNAPFCIGVGGTFDIVSGKTRWAPAWCRRTGTEWLYRLIQEPKRWRRQLVLPKFVWAVLMQRIGVGRN from the coding sequence ATGCACCCCAATAGCCCACCGGATTCCATCCCCGTTCTGGGGGTCAACATCACCCCGTTTTCCAGCTATTCCCATGCTATCGGCTGTATTGGTGCCATCATCCAGGCCAAGGGGAAAGCCTTCAGCGTGGCCATTAATCCGGAAAAGATTTGCCGGGCCCTTTCTGACCAAAGCTTGAAAAAGATTTTGAACGACGCCGATTTCGGCATTTGCGACGGAGTCGGCACTGCACTTGCCCTGCGGATTCTCAAAGGCAAGGCCCCGCCCAGGATCACTGGAATTGCTCTGTTTTTCGAACTCATTCAGGAGGCGGCACGGCAAGGGTGGAAGGTTTTTCTTTTAGGTGCTACTCCAGAGTCAAATCAAATCGCCGGCCGAAAATTGCTGGAATCGAATCCATCCCTCCAAATCGTCGGACAGGCCGATGGCTATTCCCAATTCCATTCGGATACGGAAGTCGTTCGAAAAATCAATGAATCCGGGGCCGACATCGTATTTATTGCCATGGGTTCACCCAAGCAGGAATTTTGGATAGCCGAGCACAGGAAGACCATGAATGCGCCATTCTGCATTGGAGTAGGAGGAACATTCGATATTGTCAGCGGCAAGACCAGATGGGCCCCAGCGTGGTGTCGCAGAACAGGGACCGAGTGGCTTTATCGTCTCATCCAGGAACCGAAACGCTGGCGCAGGCAGCTTGTATTGCCCAAGTTCGTTTGGGCAGTACTGATGCAACGGATTGGGGTCGGTCGAAATTAG
- a CDS encoding multicopper oxidase domain-containing protein: protein MAALLVFTMIGAAQAALVEYSLHAARVEATMPSGEVVPMWGFGIDGAPASFVPPVLTATAGDTLTIHLTNHLTAEPVSVVINGQRAASMVPTWTDGNSALTRAANDFTTRVRSFTHETGAAAAGPPPVPTGPVDYTWTDLKPGTYLVQSGTHQSVQVPMGLYAVLKVHAAAGLAYPGVPFTNEASLLFSEIDPALNFAVDGGTYGTAAYMTSVSVGYNPKYFLINGAPYSVGAPLNIGAGIATEKILLRFLNAGLRGRMPVVQDGYFKLIAQDGNPGASIPEQYSLDLTPGKTVDAELLLERQGSYKIYDRAMGLTNSGLSSGGMLVNLNVAQNMLSVVSPNGGETLTGGTIHNVQWTPRAGAANYLLRYSTNGGTTWLPIASVAGTSFDWTVPSADSANSLVRVTAYDAGGAWLGNDVSDGPFTITPGTPPSVLAVVSPNGGETLVGGTSFNVEWSAHAGAANYLLRYSTNGGVNWLTIASVTGTSFNWTVPSADSANCLVRVTAYGAGGSWLANDVSNAPFTITPGTPPSVLAVVSPNGGETLAGGSSFNIEWDAQAGAASYLVRYSTNGGASWLPIASTAGTNFNWTVPSADSANCLLRVTAYAAGGAWLANDVSNAPFTMTP from the coding sequence ATGGCCGCTCTTCTGGTCTTTACCATGATAGGAGCCGCCCAGGCGGCGTTAGTGGAATACAGCCTCCATGCTGCCAGGGTAGAGGCTACCATGCCCAGCGGGGAGGTGGTTCCCATGTGGGGGTTCGGCATTGATGGGGCGCCGGCCAGCTTCGTCCCTCCGGTGCTTACCGCCACGGCGGGCGACACCTTGACCATTCACCTGACCAACCATCTGACGGCAGAGCCGGTGTCGGTGGTCATCAATGGCCAGAGGGCGGCCAGCATGGTGCCGACCTGGACGGATGGCAACTCGGCATTGACCAGGGCCGCCAACGATTTCACGACTCGGGTTCGGTCCTTCACCCATGAAACCGGAGCCGCAGCAGCCGGCCCCCCCCCGGTACCGACCGGGCCGGTGGATTACACGTGGACGGATCTTAAGCCTGGCACCTACCTGGTGCAGAGCGGTACCCACCAGTCGGTGCAGGTTCCCATGGGGCTGTATGCGGTGTTGAAGGTCCATGCGGCAGCCGGACTTGCCTATCCCGGGGTGCCTTTCACGAATGAGGCGTCCCTGCTGTTCAGTGAAATTGATCCGGCTCTCAACTTTGCGGTCGACGGCGGTACTTATGGAACTGCTGCCTACATGACTTCGGTGTCCGTGGGTTATAATCCGAAATATTTCCTGATCAATGGGGCACCCTACAGTGTTGGCGCCCCCCTGAATATCGGAGCAGGAATTGCGACCGAGAAAATTTTGCTCAGGTTTTTAAATGCGGGATTAAGAGGCAGGATGCCGGTTGTTCAAGATGGTTATTTCAAGCTGATAGCTCAGGACGGCAATCCTGGAGCCTCAATTCCAGAGCAGTACTCCCTTGACCTGACACCCGGCAAGACCGTGGATGCTGAACTACTCTTAGAGCGACAAGGGAGCTACAAGATATATGACCGGGCCATGGGGTTGACCAATTCTGGTCTGTCAAGTGGTGGGATGCTGGTCAATCTGAATGTCGCTCAAAATATGCTTTCAGTGGTTTCCCCCAACGGAGGCGAAACCCTCACTGGCGGTACAATTCATAATGTCCAGTGGACCCCCCGGGCCGGAGCCGCAAATTATCTGCTCCGCTACTCCACTAACGGGGGAACAACCTGGTTGCCCATTGCCAGCGTTGCGGGAACCAGTTTCGATTGGACGGTTCCCTCGGCCGACTCCGCCAACAGTCTGGTCCGTGTGACCGCCTATGATGCAGGTGGCGCATGGCTTGGCAATGATGTGTCGGATGGGCCCTTTACCATCACCCCTGGCACTCCCCCCAGTGTGCTGGCGGTAGTCAGTCCCAACGGCGGCGAGACCCTGGTGGGTGGAACCTCTTTTAATGTTGAGTGGAGCGCTCACGCTGGGGCGGCAAATTACCTGCTGCGTTATTCCACCAATGGAGGAGTCAACTGGCTCACCATCGCAAGCGTGACCGGAACCAGTTTCAATTGGACGGTTCCTTCGGCCGATTCCGCCAACTGCCTGGTTCGGGTGACCGCCTACGGGGCCGGCGGAAGCTGGCTGGCCAATGATGTATCGAATGCCCCGTTCACCATCACCCCAGGCACACCTCCCAGCGTGCTGGCGGTTGTGAGTCCCAACGGTGGCGAGACTCTGGCGGGTGGAAGCTCCTTCAATATTGAGTGGGATGCTCAGGCTGGGGCGGCAAGCTACCTGGTGCGCTACTCCACCAATGGCGGGGCAAGCTGGCTGCCCATTGCGAGCACTGCGGGGACCAATTTCAATTGGACGGTTCCCTCGGCCGATTCCGCCAACTGCCTGCTCCGTGTCACCGCCTATGCTGCCGGTGGTGCCTGGCTGGCCAATGATGTGTCGAACGCACCGTTTACCATGACCCCTTGA
- a CDS encoding multicopper oxidase family protein, with amino-acid sequence MNYCRIKTRGRTVLLTVVLLLCFAATGMAKIDGVTDLGLSPVFNLTAKPGHVSTPDGNSIYFWGYADNTTGQVQYPGPTLIVRQGATVTINLTNNLAVPTSMVFPGQKVTASGGTPGLLASEAAPTTGTVSYTFTATNAGTYTYYSGTQPDLQGEMGLFGALIVRPNNFNAASPTAYGAPTSAYDNEYLFLLSEMDPDIHMRVEMGFPVDTTANHPVNWFINGRGGPDTVAPAGAEAAWLPTQPYNCFPRATPGQRVLLRFIGGGRDGHPLHTHGNNFDLIARDGRALESAVGAARAAEVGVVPDLAVSDFTQSVFPGATYDAIFTWTGKNLGWDIYGTTDKMPHTCVDSGNGFDATTHEWCADHDKPLPVILPDIKDLVFGQFYSGSPYLGAAGQLPPGEGGFNQNAGFFFMWHSHNEKELTNNDIFPGGMMSMFVVEPPGTVIVE; translated from the coding sequence ATGAACTATTGCAGGATAAAGACCCGAGGACGGACCGTTCTGCTGACCGTCGTGCTTCTGCTCTGCTTCGCCGCCACGGGGATGGCGAAGATCGACGGCGTAACGGACCTGGGATTGAGCCCCGTGTTCAACCTGACCGCCAAGCCCGGTCATGTGAGCACCCCCGACGGCAACAGCATCTATTTCTGGGGATATGCCGATAACACTACCGGCCAGGTACAGTATCCCGGTCCCACCCTGATCGTCCGGCAGGGGGCCACGGTGACCATCAACCTCACCAACAACCTGGCCGTGCCCACCTCGATGGTGTTCCCGGGGCAGAAGGTGACCGCCAGCGGCGGGACCCCGGGGCTGCTGGCCAGCGAAGCGGCCCCCACCACCGGAACCGTCAGCTACACCTTTACCGCCACCAACGCGGGCACCTACACCTACTACAGCGGCACCCAGCCTGATCTGCAGGGCGAGATGGGGCTGTTCGGGGCGTTGATCGTGCGGCCGAACAACTTCAATGCCGCCAGCCCCACTGCCTACGGGGCACCGACCTCTGCTTATGACAACGAATACCTGTTCCTGCTCAGCGAGATGGACCCGGACATCCACATGAGGGTGGAAATGGGATTCCCTGTCGACACCACGGCCAACCATCCGGTCAACTGGTTCATCAACGGCCGCGGCGGCCCCGACACGGTGGCTCCCGCCGGCGCCGAGGCCGCCTGGCTGCCGACCCAGCCCTACAACTGCTTCCCCCGGGCCACCCCCGGGCAGCGCGTGCTGCTGCGCTTCATCGGTGGCGGGCGCGATGGCCACCCCCTGCACACCCACGGCAACAACTTCGACCTGATCGCCCGTGACGGGCGGGCGCTGGAAAGCGCCGTCGGGGCCGCGAGGGCTGCGGAGGTCGGAGTGGTCCCTGACCTGGCGGTTTCGGACTTTACCCAGTCGGTTTTCCCCGGCGCCACCTACGATGCCATCTTCACCTGGACCGGCAAGAACCTCGGCTGGGATATCTACGGGACCACCGACAAGATGCCCCACACCTGCGTCGATTCGGGCAACGGCTTCGACGCCACCACCCACGAGTGGTGCGCCGACCACGACAAGCCGCTTCCCGTGATCCTGCCGGACATCAAGGACCTGGTTTTCGGCCAGTTCTACAGTGGCAGCCCGTACCTGGGTGCCGCGGGGCAGTTGCCGCCCGGCGAAGGGGGCTTCAACCAGAATGCAGGTTTCTTCTTCATGTGGCATTCGCACAACGAGAAGGAATTGACCAATAACGACATTTTCCCCGGCGGCATGATGTCCATGTTCGTGGTCGAACCGCCCGGAACTGTCATTGTTGAATAA
- a CDS encoding multicopper oxidase domain-containing protein — protein MKRYKKLSILPLLAGLILLGSVTPGEASVYFQCPGYVQGVSSDTNGDGILRGAEIGAAVPESQVCIHLSSGDGFVNMADKVLDPDGNGQGHLQYMFGFANVTGVPDSQVMNVGMLGAEFPAPTINVREGDDVYLSLTNVGMMMRPDLFDAHTVHWHGFPNASAIFDGLPDSGVAIGMGSTLTYYYKVAESGTFMYHCHVEAAEHMQMGMLGNLYVEAKQTYDGYAPNGIPAGRLGGNPDPSAPLGYAFNDQDGSTAYDVEFPVQISSFDPVFHDNHINVQPLPFADMEDTYPMINGRGYPDTINPAELGSSPENGFRNAQKIDARIIAAPGQRILLRITSLSTTSYHTLSIMGIPMKVVGNGSRKLGLANDTSKYYYTNSVTLGGGEAMEVILDTRGPDGIQGNADDIAPGTYFLYTTNLDHLANNEEDYGGMMTEIVIQ, from the coding sequence ATGAAGCGATACAAGAAGCTCAGCATACTGCCACTGCTGGCCGGGCTTATTCTGCTGGGTTCCGTGACCCCAGGGGAGGCGTCGGTCTACTTCCAATGCCCCGGATATGTTCAGGGGGTTTCCAGTGACACCAACGGAGACGGAATTCTCCGCGGCGCAGAAATTGGCGCTGCCGTGCCCGAAAGCCAGGTCTGTATCCACCTTTCCTCGGGGGACGGCTTCGTCAACATGGCCGACAAGGTCCTTGACCCCGACGGCAACGGCCAGGGCCACCTCCAGTACATGTTCGGCTTTGCCAACGTTACCGGGGTGCCCGACAGCCAGGTCATGAACGTGGGGATGCTCGGGGCCGAGTTCCCCGCGCCGACCATCAACGTCCGCGAAGGGGATGATGTCTACCTCTCGCTGACCAACGTCGGCATGATGATGCGCCCGGACCTCTTCGACGCCCACACCGTCCACTGGCATGGTTTTCCCAACGCCTCGGCCATCTTCGACGGGCTGCCGGATTCGGGCGTCGCCATCGGCATGGGTTCGACCCTGACCTATTACTACAAGGTCGCCGAATCGGGAACCTTCATGTATCACTGCCACGTGGAGGCCGCCGAGCACATGCAGATGGGGATGCTGGGCAACCTGTACGTCGAGGCGAAGCAGACCTACGACGGGTACGCCCCCAACGGCATCCCGGCCGGCAGGTTGGGCGGAAATCCCGACCCCAGCGCTCCGCTCGGCTATGCCTTCAACGACCAAGACGGCTCCACGGCCTACGATGTCGAGTTTCCCGTGCAGATTTCCTCCTTCGACCCCGTCTTTCACGACAACCACATCAACGTGCAGCCCCTGCCGTTTGCCGACATGGAGGACACCTACCCGATGATCAACGGCCGCGGCTATCCGGACACCATCAATCCCGCCGAGTTGGGTAGTTCCCCGGAGAACGGCTTCCGCAATGCCCAGAAGATCGACGCCCGGATCATCGCTGCCCCGGGGCAGCGGATCCTGCTGCGGATCACCAGCCTCTCCACCACCTCCTACCACACCTTGAGCATCATGGGGATCCCCATGAAGGTGGTGGGGAACGGCTCGCGGAAACTCGGGCTGGCCAACGATACCAGCAAGTACTATTACACCAACTCAGTTACCCTCGGCGGCGGGGAGGCGATGGAGGTGATCCTCGACACCCGGGGGCCGGACGGCATTCAGGGCAACGCCGACGACATCGCTCCGGGAACCTATTTTCTGTACACCACCAACCTTGATCACCTGGCCAACAACGAAGAAGATTACGGCGGCATGATGACCGAAATCGTGATTCAGTAA